Within Azospirillum thiophilum, the genomic segment GCAAGATGGACAAGTGCACCTTCTGCGCCGGCGGTCCCGAGCCCGACGGCAGCGTCGAGGAGTACCAGAAATACGGCGCCAACCGGCTGGCCGAAGGCAAGCTGCCGCTGTGCGCCGAGATGTGCTCGACCCGCGCGCTGATGGCCGGCGACGGTGCAGTGCTGGCCGACATCTACCAGGAACGGTCGCTGCGCCGCGGCTACGGCTCCGGTGCGCCGGGCTGGTTCACAGCCTACGGCCGCAACGACCGCGGCCAGCCCTTCGCTCCCGGCGGGCCGGGCGGCCGGGGAGGGGCGTGAGCGTCGGTCGATGATACCCCCACCTAACCTCCCCCGCTGGGCGGGGGAGGGACTGCCGCCACTCTCCCGCATAAGCGCTTGCTCCCTCCCCCGCCCAGCGGGGGAGGGTTGGGGTGGGGGCAAGTAAGGCGCCAATTCAATCGGGAGACCACCATGCGCGCCCTCCAAGCCCTGCTGCTGTTGATCGCCCTGCTGGCCGCGCCGACCGTCGCGCAGGCACAGCTGACCCAGTCCCCCGGCCCCAACTCGCCCACCACCAAGGAGCAGGTGCCGCTCTACGTCCCGCAGACCGACAAGCTGGTCGGCCGGGTCAGCATCCCGGACGAGAAGCTGGGGGTGCTGGTCCAGCCGCAGGGGCGGGACTGGCGGGAGTTCCGCAGCCAGACGCTGCAACTGACCATCGGCGGCTTCGCCATCGGCATGACGGCGATCCTGGCGGCGTTCTTCCTCTATCGCGGCACCATCCGCATCCATGGCGGCAAGGCCGGGCGGCTGGTGCTGCGCTTCAACGGGCTGGACCGCTTCGCCCATTGGACGACGGCGGTCAGCTTCCTGGCGATGGCGCTGACCGGCGCGATCCTGACCTTCGGGCGTCCGCTGCTGATCCCGCTGATCGGCCATCCGGCCTTCACCGCGCTGGCCGAGACGTCGAAGTCGATCCACAATTATGTCAGCGTGCCCTTCATCGTCGGGCTGGTGATGATCATGGCGCTGTGGCTGCGCGACAATCTTCCGGAGAAATCGGACTGGCTGTGGATCAAGTCCGCCGGCGGCCTCTTCACCAAGGCCGGCGGCAAGCATCCGGAGGCCGGGCGCTTCAACGCCGGGCAGAAGGGGGTGTTCTGGGGCATCGTGCTGGGCGGCCTCGGCATGACGGCCACCGGCTGGCTGATGATGGTGCCCTTCGCCGTCACCGGGATCGGCGGCATGCAGATCCTGCATGTGATCCACGGGTTGCTGGCGGCGGTGCTGATCGCGGTGGTGATCGGGCATATCTACATCGGCACCATCGGCATGGAGGGCGCCTTCGACGCCATGGGCCGCGGCGAGGTCGACGAGGCCTGGGCGATCGAGCATCACCGCCGCTGGTACGAGGAGCAGCTGCGCAAGGGCTATGTCGAGGGCCGGCCGGGCGGGCACGCAGGCGACCGGCAGCCGGCGGAGTGAGCAGCCTTATCCGATGGCGTGCGAACAATCACGTCATCTGACCGTCGCCTTCCTCCGCCGTCTCCTTCCATAGTACAATTTACCCCCTCCCTCCCGAAATGGCTGAATGGCGCCAGACAAACGCGCCGGACCGGCAACCCGACCGGTTCGCCTTATTGAGAGGAACGGCCCAAATGCTCCACCAGGCTCTCGACACCCTGCAGAAGCAGATCGCGCTCCGCCCCCGCTACGACAATTATATCGGCGGCCAGTGGGTGGCACCGGTGGACGGCCAATACTTCACCAATCTCACGCCGATTACCGGCAAGCCGCTGTGCGAGGTCGCCCGCTCCCAGGCTGCCGACGTGGAACTGGCGCTCGATGCCGCCCACAAGGCCAAGGATGCCTGGGGCCGCACGTCGCCGACCGAGCGCTCGAACATCCTGCTGAAGATCGCCGACCGCATGGAAGAGCGGCTGGAGGTCATCGCGCTGGCCGAGACGCTGGACAACGGCAAGCCGATCCGCGAGACCCGCGCCGCCGACGTGCCGCTCGCCATCGACCATTTCCGCTATTACGCCGGCTGCATCCGCGCCCAGGAAGGGTCGATCGCCGAGATCGACCACACCACCTACGCCTATCATT encodes:
- a CDS encoding formate dehydrogenase subunit gamma; this translates as MRALQALLLLIALLAAPTVAQAQLTQSPGPNSPTTKEQVPLYVPQTDKLVGRVSIPDEKLGVLVQPQGRDWREFRSQTLQLTIGGFAIGMTAILAAFFLYRGTIRIHGGKAGRLVLRFNGLDRFAHWTTAVSFLAMALTGAILTFGRPLLIPLIGHPAFTALAETSKSIHNYVSVPFIVGLVMIMALWLRDNLPEKSDWLWIKSAGGLFTKAGGKHPEAGRFNAGQKGVFWGIVLGGLGMTATGWLMMVPFAVTGIGGMQILHVIHGLLAAVLIAVVIGHIYIGTIGMEGAFDAMGRGEVDEAWAIEHHRRWYEEQLRKGYVEGRPGGHAGDRQPAE